Genomic segment of Thiohalomonas denitrificans:
GCCGGTCGCGGATCGAATCCAGTGGCCCATAGGTGTAACGCGCCACCCAGTCGTCCTGCTCGTTCACATAGATCACGGCCGATTCGGCCCCGACGGCCTCGGCCGCCTCCACAATCACCCGCGACATGATGGTGCGTATATCCTGGGTTGAGTGGATAAGACCGTTGATGCGATTCAGCGCAGCGCTGAGCTCCCTGTCCCGCTCCACCCGTTCCCGGACCGCTTCCATCTCCAGCCACGAAGAGACATCCTCACCGGTCAGCAGCACGCCCTGCAGCTTGCCCTGCTCAGCATGATGCGGCCGCACACGCACGTGGAAACATCGCATGCGCCCGGGGTCCTCGGGAGAGACCACGTTCAGCTGTGCAGACTGCTCTTTCGAGCGCAAGCCCTGCTCGATCAGGTCGCGGAGATCCGGATGCCCGGTCAGTACGGCATCGACGGATTGACCGACCACCTCTGCAGCGGGTCGGCCTATGAGCTTTGCAGCAGTGGCGTTGCAGCGCTGAACCATCCCGTCCCGATCGACATACGAAACCGGGTAGGGCAGTTCCTCGAGTATCCACCCGATGTCGGGCTTGCTGCTTTTCTCGCCACCCATCACCCGTACCCTTTGCTGTTCCGCTCCCGAAAGGCCTAGTGTACTGTTGCATGCTTGGCGATACTTTCAGAGCCCCCCAAAAACGTCAGGACAAGGCGCAGCGCGCAGGCAATGGTTATTCCCTTGTCAAGCGCTGCAACGCCGTCATGGCGTTTTTGGGGGGCTCCCTTCGGGCGAGCCGCTGGCCGGCCATCTGCGGCGTTGCGTTTCTTGGAAAGGGCGCGCCATTCCCTGCGAAACGCGCCTTGCATCTGGCCGGCCAGCGACTCGCTGAACGCACCGACAAGCATGCAACAGTACACTATCGGGCTGCCGACAGTGCCTGCTCGAAGGTATCGATCGCCTGATCGATCTGCGAATGCTGCACAATCAGCGGCGGCAGCCAGCGTATAACCTGGCCGCCATAGGCACCGCAGCGGATCAGTAGCAGGTTGCGCCGCTCCGCTTCCTTGACGATTCGGGCCGCCCGCTCACCGTCGGGTTTGCCGTCACCATCGACAATCCCGGTGCCCAGCATCAGGCCGCGTCCACGGACAACGCCGATCTCGGGGTATTGGTTCCGAAGCTGTTCGAGCCGCGCCAGCAAATGAGTGCCCTGCTCGGCGGCGTTTTCCACCAGGCCCTCTTCCTCCATGACATCCATGGTGGCGAGTGCTGCCGCACAGGCAACGGCATTGCCGCCGTAAGTCCCACCCTGGGACCCGGGCCACCCTTGCTCCATGAGCGATGGGGAGGTGCCGAAGGCGGAGAGTGGAAAACCGCTGGCCAGACCCTTGGCGGTGACGACCACATCCGGCTCGACACCAAAGTGCTGATGGCCCCAGAACTTGCCGGTCCGGCCGAATCCTGCCTGGACTTCGTCCATCACCAGAAGGATTCCATGCTGGTCACAGCGCTCGCGCAGGCCCTGCATGAAACGGGCGCTGGCGGGAATATAACCGGCTTCGCCCTGGATTGGCTCAATAAACATGGCGGCGGTCTCCCGGGGGGTGCTCACCGTGGCCAGCACGTGGTCGAGTTCACGAAGACAGAAATCGGCAGCGGCGTCCTCTTCCCAGCCGTAGCGATCGGTATCCGGGAACGGCGCATAGACAACGCCGCCCATCATCGGCTGCAGGCCGGCGCGCAGGCCGACGCTCGAGCTCGTCATGCTGAGAGAGCCCATGGTGCGACCGTGAAAGCCGCCCTGGAAGGCGATGAAATTCGGCCGGCCGGTAGCGTGGCGGGAGAGTCGCATGGCAGCTTCAATCGCCTCGGTCCCGGCGCTGGCAAAGAAAAAGGCACTGATGGGATCCGGCA
This window contains:
- a CDS encoding aspartate aminotransferase family protein, whose protein sequence is MEKHPESGAGHLSPLLKQSSDITAVRGEGVWLYDDSGERYLDFTSGIGVTSTGHCHPKVVEAAQRQVANLIHGQYAIVRHQPLVELAGRLGEKMPDPISAFFFASAGTEAIEAAMRLSRHATGRPNFIAFQGGFHGRTMGSLSMTSSSVGLRAGLQPMMGGVVYAPFPDTDRYGWEEDAAADFCLRELDHVLATVSTPRETAAMFIEPIQGEAGYIPASARFMQGLRERCDQHGILLVMDEVQAGFGRTGKFWGHQHFGVEPDVVVTAKGLASGFPLSAFGTSPSLMEQGWPGSQGGTYGGNAVACAAALATMDVMEEEGLVENAAEQGTHLLARLEQLRNQYPEIGVVRGRGLMLGTGIVDGDGKPDGERAARIVKEAERRNLLLIRCGAYGGQVIRWLPPLIVQHSQIDQAIDTFEQALSAAR